The DNA segment ctacattttcgattttcgaaaatcatcttttttggaactttctctctctaaacattaactttctctctctttaccaaacatcatctaaataatctcaaaataaaaagttgaagaattaaagttgcttagaatattgtagttcttaaaatatgtcctttttgaagtcgtcaaatgtgattttaatagtatcaatcgaaaaagtccttattttgctaaagttgaaaacctcaatccttactttgaaaataaataacCCACAGTCTTTTAtatgaaaattagtgaaaccacagaggtttaatttgaaattcacccttaaattatatatatatatatataattttatgaaaaataaatattatttacctaattaattagtctttccaaataataatatttagttaggaaataattattttatatgtaatttaatCTTCACGGAAGgaaataattatttatctaattaaataaatttttctaGTTTGAGTAAGGATTGCAATTAAGTAAAGAAAATACTATACATACATAACCCTAATAGAATTGGGTTAAAGAGATGGTTTTATTTTATGCAAGACAAAAATTAACAGAGAATTTGCCTTCATTCATTCTTCGTTCGTGTGAAAACACGCgctataaataaaattttaattttaatgtgtCTTAGGTAAAGGTTTAagcatatttatttataattaaccaattaatgtTGTCTATTAAATTTTACcgacttatatttttttttttaatttttttttaaatgtacttatatatttctttttgccatcgttatggatgaactaacaagttcacttcaagatggtataccatggtgcatgctgtttgcagatgatattgtgttggttgatgagacgaaagaaggagtggagatgaagttggaactatggaggcaaactctagaatctagaggctttaagttgagtcgaagtaagacagaatatttggagtgtaagtttagcagccgtaggagtagggaggcagggacaatcaccctagatgggagagttgttcaggcctcggattgcttccggtatttaggatctattatccaaacggatggagaagtagatggagatgttgcccataggattaaagctggttggtcgaagtggaagagtgctacgggtttcctttgtgatcccggcatgcctaatagattgaagggaaaattctaccggacggcaattagaccagcattgttatatggtacggagtgttgggcagtgaaacactgccacatccataagatgtcggtggcggagatgcgtatgttgagatggatgtgtggtcacacgagaaaggaccgggtgcgtaatgaaataattaggacaaaagtaggggttacatctattgagaataaaatgagagaaaaccgactaaggtggtttggccatgtgagacgtagagcgcttgatgcgccggttaggagaaccgaagagtggcaaagggatgtagtggtgaggggtaggggaagacctaagcaaacttggaggagggtgatcgagagtgatatgagtttattgggaattgaggaaaatatggtagtggataggacggagtggagggagcgaatctgtgtcgctgacacgacttgattttcacggttttatatgatggttcatgttagccgaccccgaatcatttcgggactaaggctttgttgttgttgttgtacttatatatttcttattattttcttttcattgtagaaaaaaaaaatttcaattttgtaCACCTTGCAAAATTGAATTAAGAATCAAAGTAGTTTTTAAATCTGACAGCTAGAATAATTGGATTTTATATATTAACTTGACTCTTAAATTGGCAATATTTGACAagttaattcaattaaaaaaatataaattttatatattaaaactaattgtattttgattaatttgccaaaaattatcaatttcaaGGTTAAGTGCCGTTTGTTTCCAGTTTTCGAAACTTCCTTTTGCCTTAAGAGATagaaaatatttggtaaaattccaaaacaacaaacaactaaTATTTACTAACTATCGGTAACAGCAACAATAAACAGCAAATaggaacaacaaacagcaaatagATCCTAAGTTTATACCTAAAATTTAATATGAATAAAATTGATGTTTGCTATTAACTTTAAGAGTAGATGATATGAATAAGAGTGGTAATTTTGAAGTTAAAAATATTGAGTTAGTATATACtagtatatttatatatataattttataaaaaataataattatttacctaATTAAATAATCTTtccaaataatataatatttatttaggaaataacattataaaaaaaatgtaatgtaATTCTCATGGAAGCAAATAATTATTTTTCCAATTAAACAAACTTTTCTAATTTGAGTAGGATTGCAATTAAGGAAATAAAATACTACTATAAATATATAACTTTTCTAATAGAATTTGATTGAGACATTTATTGTAGAGAGAGggttttattttttgtaatttagatCTTTTGTCGTGTGCATTAGTGATATTAGGGAAAATAAATGTTCATTGATTGCGATAGTAATATGGTGTAATTTAACGTAGAGTAAATGTTCATTGACTAGATGAAAAGGAAAGTCAAAATCCTGAAAGTTGGGTTTTATGGAAGGGAAATGTGAAGATGAAAAGGAAAGTCAAAATATGTGTTTTGTGGAGAAGGAAACAGTTGTTATAATAATCCCTATTTAGAGGAAGCTCAACAACTTTCTACTCCTGGTTTTGTCGTTCGAACTACCGCTTTCTTTGAATCGCTTTACCAGGAGAGAGCTGCCAAGCAACTGAATGCTTATATTCCTGAAGAGGAAATGGGTGATACTAATGTTCCTCAAACTGAAACCACAGTTTCTACCATTCCTCAAGAACAAATGGTAGTAGAAACTGAAATCAGCCTTCCTGGTGAACAAGAAGAAAAGGAAGAGGTGAACATCATGCCCTTGCCACTTAATAAAAGGCAGATGAACACTCAAAGTAGAGCTTCCAAAATCCTAAAGTCAAACAGTAAGAGTTTGGCAGGGGACTTGATCAACAACAAGAAGCTAGCCTCAAAATCTGCTATATCTCGGGAGTAAGAACTTCCTATTTGAATTTTATCACTCTTCATATTTTATTTCTCTAACATCATTTACTAAATCATCCTAAATTTATTGTATGGCAGCTGCAGGAAATCAAATGGAATCAAAGCAAAACCACCAACCATACCTTCTCCATTCTTCTTTAGGACCGAAGAAAGAGCTGCAAAACGCAAAGAGGCAAGATTAGAAACTCGCTTTCAGCTTCCTCCTTCGGTCAATGGGGAGCGTATCATATCGAAAGCCAAAAAAATCCTGCCATGGAGATGATAAAGCTGTTACTTCGATTGTTGCATAATAGAGGAAAAAAGccaaaaatgaaaactaaagcCAAAGCTTAAGTAGTTGATTGTTACAAATTGAAGTTATATGGACATTATATTATACAGCCCCAAAAACCAAAGGACCATGAATGTAATTAGCCTGTTGATATTGATTCTActctaattaatatatatttaagttATAGTGTTTACCGGAATTTAGTTACAAAATTTGCAAGATTAAGAAGATGTACTACTTTAGTATAAAAAGCAATTATACTTTTAAATCACTTGTAGATGCTGAAACTAAATAGTAAAATCCTATTACTTAAATGaagatgaaatgaaaattaaatgaTTGTAACTGATTAGATCACATTTAATGCCAAAGAAGCAGCAGACATATGTTGTGCAGTTCTAGAGCATGCACCAGACAATACTATAAAATTGGATACTAAGATTTTAGAGGCCTATGGGGCAAAGTAGCAAATGAAGGCTctaataaataagtacaagtaaaagaaaaattgcttgaaactgatttttttttttttattatgattaacaaatgatgtaataaaaattgattttagaaCAAGCAGATTTATGGCCTTCTTTCACATGCAGTATGTATATGTCAATAAATGTATTATGCACAAGAATTAGTCAAGGTCCTTTGCCATTACATCAACAACAAGTTCGAAAGCTATGATCCAAAGAAGTTCCTTTAGTCAAGGTCCTTTGGCAAAATCATCTTAACTTGTGAAGCCACTTGGCAAGTTCGACGCTCACAAATTGCTTTCGGCTGTGGAACCCGAAATGGTGGTTCTTTTGATGATTCAGGTTCTGGTATAATTGGCCTTGGAGGTGGCTCCATATCTCTTATTTCTCAATTGAATTAGTATCTACATTAGGCGAATCGAATTCGAGTACAAGTGAGATAACATTTCTCAATTCAGTTAGTATCTCTTATTTCTCAATTGAATTAGTATCTACATTAGGCGAATGAATTCGAGTACAAGTGAGATAACATTTCTCAATTCAGTTAGTATCTCTTATATATTTCTTACTGAATTAATATTGCCTTAATGTTTCTGGATTCAGAATTCTTCAATCAATATCAATAAAGTAATTGCTGTGGATTCATCTAGTTTGAACTGTGttatatatttcattaaaaGAAAAGTTACAATTACAATCTGAATTTACATTTAAGGCAATAGACATGGAACTTGAGGATTTGCATTTGAAGATGAACCATGTGCATTCAAGCAATAAGAGGCAACCTTCTGGTTTTGTGGAGCTGAAGAAGTAATGTCGATATTAGATACTAAAATATTAGAGCAACCTACACTCTCACTGCACGCTATATTTACTGTTGTTTCCGTGAAGGATGTCCCTCGAATTCCACTAAACGATACATCACTTATTTTCACTGCATTCGTCTTCCAAACACCATCCAAAATTCAACTCAGTAAATTAACAAACACATATACAataaggtccatgtgatcaaaatGGTATATACCTGATTCTGGCAGCCTCCCCTGGGGCAGTAAAATTGGTCAATATTGATGGGATTTgaagtatttgagagtgtaataTCCTCAAACGACACCTTTCTAACGTACCCTCTTCCTCCTTGCCAGGCTTTAATATGAGCACCATTTAAAGAGGAACCAAAGTTACAATGCTTGACATATACTTCTTCCACCGTGTCCTCATCTCCGTTATGTCCTAGGCTTCCGATACTATCATTCCACCCACCGTGTCATATCATCAAATCAATATGTTACTTTAGCAAAATTTAATAAACTAACATGTCACGCGGACGAACCTTATACCATGACCTTGAATGCATGAAACTCTAGTAATGTTGATAAAAGAACAGCCAGAAAGAATTGCAATACAATCATCACCTGTATTATTATATTAGGTAGACTTTGAgaaaataataattaggaaATTAAATTGTTTATGAAATACTTATACATATATACCTGTTGAAATAGTACAGTTGGTGACTTGAATATAAGTGGAGTGGGTTATATCCATGCCATCAGTATTAGGACTTGTTTCAGGATTAGTAATTGTAAGGCTTGAGATTACTACATTATGGCAGTCTGATACTGATAGAAACCTCGACGGACTATTTACTACTCTCAATCCATCTACCGTGAGATTCTGGCAATTACTAAATTTCAACCCCTATATAAGAAAAAATATTACATTAAAAGAATAATTTCCATGAAATAAACAGTCTTTTTGAAATAAGCATTTGCCATATGTCAGGGCCTGTCAAAATTCATCTGAGTACCAACAAGAATGCTCACATGCTAAGAGAAATGGTTTAGAGGCAAAATGGTCATTTTACTGTTCAATGGGACACTGCAGGACAAACCGGTGGACATTGGGTCAACCATATGTGCGTTTGAGCACGATGCAGCCGGGCTACAGGCCCCTAACTACAATGTCCATCGGGGgcttgcagaatcaagagagaGTCTTATGCCAACATGAAGCTCAATGAGGCAAGATATTGCTTTGTTCCATTGAAAACTCACCTTCCACAATGAATAAGGGTTTCAAATACGTTCATATTTGGTATATGGATCCTTGGAGTCATTATGGATTTATGGTTTTTGAAAAGTGCaggaaaaatatttaaaaagggAAAAATTGGCATGGTGGAAGTTCACGGGTCTGTGACAGAGCCAACCTGTCCGCATGCGAGCCAAGCAGGACAGTAGGCCCAGAGAAGCTCAGGATGGCGAGGCGCATGAGCAGTGCACCCACCCAGAAGCTAAACAACTAGCTAAGCAACTTGGGGTTAAGACTGACAACTAATTGGGACAGGAATTAGTAGTCCCAGACAGTCAACAGATAGTGAAAAAGTGTGTACGTAACACTTACCACAGGTCTCTCACACCGATTAGCCTGCACATATAGATACATATATATTAGTTAGGTGAAGAAACTAAACTTAAGAGACGTTCTACATTAGTCCCGAGACTGTCACGTCTACATATATTCCGACATGACAATATCTGAACAGTCTTGGCCCCGAGATATAATAGAAATTTAGGTAAACTTAGAcggagataattaagttagattGAGTTGGTTACCACAGCACATTTCCACCATTCGGAACCTTGGCCATCAATTTGTCCATTTCCAGCCACAGTTAGTCCATTTACACTTATAAACACAATCCAGCTACCCATATAAGGAGTTGTCCAATCTGatattttatttggtgctaCAATATTCCCATCAACCTATATAttcaaagtatatatatatatatatatgaattacaattttattatttgaaaaatacacaattaaaaaagaaattaattaaatttaccaGAAAACGAATATTAGAGGATTTGCATGGACCATTAAACCTGAGTGGCTTCAAAAGAAATGTCTTTGCAGATGGAAGTACTAAAACAACATCTCCCGTCAACCCACATGCTGCTGACCATGCCTTCATCAACGCCTACATAGATTATCAATTTCTTTTACTATTTTTGAATATTAGTGGTAAGCAGTGACGGAGTCATAAATCACAAGATAGCGCCACAAACAGTACATGTCAATGAATCCTGGATCCATCACTTGTGATAAGCTATGTAGCACGATAATAGAAACCAAACAGATATGGACACAGATACAAAATGCTACTAAAGAGAAGTGTCTGTGCAACATAGGTGATAAGTAAAGTATCGTACTTGGGAATCGTCTGTTATTCCATCTCCAACAGCCCCAAAATTGATTACATCTATTACTCCAGCTCCGACCTCCCTAAATGCAACCGCACACAATAGTAACAATACTGTGTAAGGATTGATCTGCAAAGATCCAAAAGAAAAGGGGGTCAAATTCAAATTAACATTTCAAAGTAACTCAAGAAAGAGAGATGGAAATTAATGTCACCATTTTCACAGGCTAACTATGAATatccaaaacaaacaaattaatgatttgaggttgaagaagaacaTGTATTTATAACAAGTTTTTTTATGGTCTAGATACAGTAGCTACCACCAAATATTGCAGTAATATCTACTATTTCCTCTCTTATGGAAACCAAATCCTTATTTCTATCAAATATGTATTCTAGTTAATTTGTTGTCATATGGGATTTCTCATCCTACCTTAAATGATGATATCCAATTCAAATTCTGATACCACAAAATCCAGTGCTATTAATACATATTAATACAAATTctgttttcgtgtcagaaattgccacctGTAGCTTACAaggactcttttattttatgtaatttgaCTTATTTAATCTGTCTTTTTAGTTCTTTTATGCTTTTTAAGtgtggattttattttaatttatactccTCGAATTTAGGAagtataaattaatattaatgtGTAAGAGccaattttatttgtaataaaaaaattctataaTTCTTTTTGACACACTTTAGCGTTTTTAACACATTTGAGGATTTTCACAATCTCTTCAaaattagtttagtttttggTGAATTAAGgttaaaatcattacttattCTTTTTCTCAATCTCTTTCTACATCAGTTAGTATCAGAACTAGTCGTTTTCTAactccaaatttctaatttttttttgcctgttagACCTAGttaaatccaaatttataatttcttttggcctgttaggtctctaaatccaaattttttatttttttttttgcctattaTGTCTCCTTAAatctaaattattaattttttttttgtgcctgataatcaaactttttaattttttttacctgttcaGCCCTCCCtgaatccaaattttttttacatgttaggattATTAAACGAAatttagcttaattttgagacattttacattaatacttaaaaaaattcttgaccattcaaattataatatgcatatatacaaaaataaaaataaaaatttgagcaagttcgatttagcaaaaaaatttCTTTTACGAGCGCACATGTAAAGTCGGCCTCCCAACTGAATaatcatgtattcgccactgatTTGAggtaagaattaaaaaaaaatggctTAATGCTCCCCCAAcccctttaacttgtccaaattggtcattttaccccctcaactcatcgaatgtcctgtTTACTccattaactctataaaagtggtatttttcacttCATCGACTTGTCCATTTACCCCTCTAACTCATAGAATGtcatatttacccccttaactccataaaagtgatatttctcaccccttacaatccatTATTGATGCATAAATtgatactcttttttaaacgttaaacctacattgatgctattttatacatggaatctaaattgatacttccccgaAAACCATAAGCCTATTTTgatacattatccctacatataatgtctttaacttgtttatattaatgttcttgttatttatttcttttattcattccttctcttttcaacttttttggctagttaaattttgattatctaattattgtaatacaatattattgtaataaacacatgaagtattaatataattatcaaattaaaacaaaataaaaaagttcatattaaaaaaaatattttcaaacccATTTAAAtaagtcctattaattttgcactataaaaatgtaaaaaataccacttttatggagttaagggggtaaataggatcataaaatgtgagaaatactacttttatggagttaagagggtaaataggacattcgatgagttggagagggataaaatgatcaatttggacaaattaaaggggtgagaaatatgattttatggagttaagggggtaaataagacattcgatgagttggaggggtaaaatgaccaatttagacaagttaaggAGGCTGGATGAGAAAACAATGTGCTTCAAGGTTTAAAGGTAAGAGTTGGTACAAGAGTTGAGACAAGATTTGAGGACTTCCATGGAGTTAACAATGGAGTCTCAATGCATGCTTCAATTATCCTTTGAGCGGAATAGAAGATGAGAAGGAGAAAGCATCCACCACCTCCATCACAACCACCAATAAACGATCCTAGACATCCTTTTCAACTACATCCAAATCATAGAATTCCAAAGAATCTTTGAGATCAGGAGGGCTaatattaatcattttttaTGAGTTTGATAGTGAATTTGATTACACACAAGAATAATAAAGTTAAATgtatattataaaattacattaaaaacttcaattgacaaatattattaaagaagatttttttttctttctgtgataaataatatgaaacagagagagataaatgataaataatttgaagtaattttttttttctttcaaaaagtAATTTTTAAGTGATTAATATTACCAATATGGCTCTTCAGTAAGATTGGGCTATCTAATAACCGTTACATCCTTCTAAATCATGAGCAACATATTACTATAATTTACAGGGTTAACTCTCAGgtttttcagatctccttcgtCTATGGGAATAATAATGTCAACAGACGTCGCTTGTTATGGGATTCTATCACAGGAATGGAAGGCGAGGATAACAAAATTGTTCTTGGTATTTTCAATGAGGTCAGAGGAGCACATGAGAAAACTGGCAGCCCTCCTTCTCTCAGAAGCTGCAGAGATTTCAGGGATTTCATCAATAATGCGGGCCTTATGGAGGTTGAAAGCTCAGGTCTCCAATTCACATGGACCAACGGCAGAATGGGGAATGAACATGTTGAGTGTAAACTAGACAGAGCCTTAATCAATGAAGCGTGTATTGACAGATGGGACAAAATCAAATGCTCGACTCTTCCCCGAACTAACTCGGATCATAGTCTGATTCTGCTCTCTTGCTCTAATGGCGCTGCCCGTAAAGGAAGGTTCCGTTTCCTCTCCATGTGGACAACTCACGAATCACTGCATGATCTTATTGCTGAACACTGGCACTCCTGCTCGATTTCTCTGCCTCCTGCTCAGCTTCTCTGTCATAAGCTCAAAACCCTTCGCCCTAAGCTCAAAGCCTGGAACCTTGCAGTATTCGGAAGAGTTGAATGTAACATTGCTGAGGCCCTAAGTAATCTTGAAGAAGTTCAGGCACGGATCACTGCTGATGGTATGAATGATACTAGAATGGCTCAGGAAAAGGAGCCGCAGCGTGACCTGGATCTCCAGATTCTTCGACAGGAGATGCTCCTGAGAGATAAAAGCAGAGAGAAATTGTTATCCTCTGGAGATAGAAACTCTTCCTTTTTCCATCGCTCGGCAAAAATCAGGAAGTTTCAGGCATCTATGGACAATCTCATTATTGACAGCGCTTTGGTGGACGATGAGCAGGTAATTGCACAACATGCTGTAAACTTCTATGAGTCACTCTTCACTGGCAGTGTAAGGCATATTAACTATGCAGCTATCGACTCTGTCATACCCCACAGCGTGACTAGCTCTGATAACGAGGACCATACCAAGCAGCCGAGCACCTCTGAGATCCGTGAAGCAGTTTTCAACATGAACAGGGACAGTTCACCTGGGCCAGATGGTTTTGGAGGGGTCTTCTATCAGTCCTACTGGGATATTGTGGGCGCCGATGTGTGCAGAATGGTCCTCACCTTCTTTGATACTGGATATATGCTCCCTGGGATGAACTCCAGCATCATCACTCTTATCCCTAAGGTTGAGGGTGCTAATGAGATTCATCAATTCAGACCAATTGCTATGGGAAACTTCAGCTATAAGATAATCGCCAGAATCCTATCTTCTAGAATTGCTCCTATTGCAGCCAGAATCACCTCAGATAATCAGTTTGGGTTCATTAATGGCAGAAGTATTCACCAGAGCATTGCTGCAGCGTCAGAAGGCATCAATCTGCTTAAAAAAAGTGTTTTGGGGGCAACATGGCACTCAAAATTGACATCAGGAAGGCCTTTGACACCCTTGACTGGAACTTCCTTCTAGCCGTTCTTGAATCCTTTGGCTTCTCGCTTCTATTTAGGAACTGGATTCTAGAAATCCTGAGATTTGCTAGAATGTCTATTTACATTGGGGGAGGATTAAAGGGTTTCTTCAGCTGTTCTTGTGGTGTTAGGCAGGGTGACCCTCTCTCATCCACTCTCTTTGGGCTTGCAGAAGACTTCCTCAGCAGATGGATCCTCAAGCTAGTCGAAGAAGGGAGTTTTAGCCCCATGGCTTACACAAATAATGCCAATTTTCCCTCCCATCTTCTCTATGCAGATGACATGATGTTATTCTGCAAAGCCACGCTGGGAAACATGCGGTGCATTAAAGACCTTTTTGGGATGTATGAATCCATGTCAGGCCAAGCAGTCAATTGGGACAAATCACAGGCTATTTTTGGGAACTTCATCCCCTCTTCACGAAAAATTCGGCTTGCTGACGCTCTGGGCATCAAAATTGCGTCCCTTCCCATCACTTATCTTGGAGTTCCGCTGTTCCAAGGAGCTCCCAGAGCCCGTTACCTACATCAGCTCATGGATAAATTTCTTAGCAAGTTCAGTGCTTGGAGAGGTCAATCTCTTTCAGTTGCAGGAAGGCCCACTCTCGTCAAATCCTCTTTAACAGGTGCCCTGGTACACTCGTTCATGATCTACAAGT comes from the Euphorbia lathyris chromosome 5, ddEupLath1.1, whole genome shotgun sequence genome and includes:
- the LOC136229681 gene encoding probable polygalacturonase At3g15720, giving the protein MINPYTVLLLLCAVAFREVGAGVIDVINFGAVGDGITDDSQALMKAWSAACGLTGDVVLVLPSAKTFLLKPLRFNGPCKSSNIRFLVDGNIVAPNKISDWTTPYMGSWIVFISVNGLTVAGNGQIDGQGSEWWKCAVANRCERPVGLKFSNCQNLTVDGLRVVNSPSRFLSVSDCHNVVISSLTITNPETSPNTDGMDITHSTYIQVTNCTISTGDDCIAILSGCSFINITRVSCIQGHGISIGSLGHNGDEDTVEEVYVKHCNFGSSLNGAHIKAWQGGRGYVRKVSFEDITLSNTSNPINIDQFYCPRGGCQNQTNAVKISDVSFSGIRGTSFTETTVNIACSESVGCSNILVSNIDITSSAPQNQKVASYCLNAHGSSSNANPQVPCLLP